From uncultured Bacteroides sp., a single genomic window includes:
- a CDS encoding (4Fe-4S)-binding protein, whose amino-acid sequence MENKKYYFSNGEITVVWEPQKCEHSGNCVNNCPDAFKPGEKPWIKLENATTEKIIEAVKKCPSGALELY is encoded by the coding sequence ATGGAAAATAAAAAGTATTACTTTAGCAACGGTGAAATAACCGTTGTTTGGGAACCACAGAAATGTGAACATTCAGGTAACTGTGTAAATAATTGCCCCGATGCATTCAAACCAGGTGAAAAACCATGGATAAAATTAGAAAATGCTACAACGGAGAAGATTATCGAAGCAGTAAAGAAATGTCCATCAGGGGCTTTGGAACTTTACTGA
- a CDS encoding nucleoside hydrolase, whose amino-acid sequence MKHKKSGFLFSYTIHKFFLFLIITFFACTTVSAQVTASELFGKKSLTAPRVRIIIDNDFSGDPDGLFQLAHHLLSPSVEIRAIIGSHLTSQTNFGGYFPMSADSAATKAREVVRILGLEGKVPVLAGANSALTDSLQPKQSEGASFIVKEAMREDTKLPLYVVCGAGLTNIASAYLMEPRIANRITLVWIGGKEYDSSFHPQLSPILTKRSNAVEYNISISIPAAKVIFNNSSMPVWQVPRDAYRQCLYSFAEIMSDIKPQGKIGSYLADNLFGFLSDLAAKHWNMGETYILGDSPLVLLTALQSGFESDACSSHYLNISRPRIKSNGDYEHTARKSFIRVYDHIDCRLMYADMIAKLKLSNNKAKTIQ is encoded by the coding sequence ATGAAACACAAAAAATCAGGCTTTCTATTCTCGTATACAATTCATAAATTTTTCTTATTTCTTATTATCACTTTCTTTGCCTGCACAACAGTATCAGCTCAGGTTACTGCGTCTGAGCTCTTTGGAAAAAAATCTCTGACTGCTCCCAGGGTGCGAATCATTATAGACAATGATTTCAGTGGAGATCCTGACGGACTATTTCAGCTGGCTCACCATTTACTTAGCCCATCGGTGGAAATCAGAGCAATAATAGGATCGCACCTGACCAGTCAGACCAACTTTGGCGGTTACTTTCCCATGAGTGCCGATTCTGCAGCAACTAAAGCCAGAGAGGTGGTAAGGATACTTGGACTGGAAGGCAAAGTGCCGGTATTAGCAGGTGCCAACTCTGCTTTAACAGATTCTCTTCAGCCAAAGCAGAGTGAAGGTGCTTCATTTATTGTGAAAGAAGCAATGCGTGAAGATACAAAACTTCCACTCTATGTGGTCTGCGGAGCCGGACTTACCAACATAGCAAGCGCTTACCTGATGGAACCCAGAATAGCCAATCGCATTACTCTGGTATGGATTGGAGGAAAAGAGTATGATTCTTCTTTCCATCCTCAGTTATCACCCATCTTAACCAAACGAAGCAATGCTGTGGAATACAATATTTCAATCTCCATACCGGCTGCCAAGGTTATTTTCAATAATTCATCAATGCCTGTGTGGCAGGTGCCCCGCGATGCTTACCGACAATGCCTGTATAGCTTTGCCGAAATAATGTCAGATATAAAGCCGCAAGGTAAAATAGGTAGTTATCTGGCCGACAATTTATTCGGATTTTTAAGCGACCTTGCTGCCAAGCACTGGAATATGGGAGAAACATATATATTGGGCGACAGTCCTCTGGTTCTTCTTACAGCACTTCAATCCGGCTTTGAATCTGATGCCTGCTCTTCTCACTATCTCAACATTTCTCGACCCCGGATAAAAAGTAACGGAGATTATGAACACACTGCCAGAAAGTCTTTCATCAGAGTATATGACCATATTGACTGTCGGTTAATGTATGCTGACATGATTGCCAAATTAAAATTATCGAACAACAAAGCCAAAACGATTCAATAA
- a CDS encoding MFS transporter — protein sequence MQSKENSLRNVPAMMAGLMLCLLLSALDNSIVATAMPRIIGDLQGIEHYSLPFTSYLLFSTVSIPIAGKLSDVYGRKLIVLWGLICFLITSVICALSVSMPMLILGRGLQGACGGVLASSTFIITSELFPFEERGKYIGILASMHGLASLLGPVAGGLITEYLSWRWIFFINVPVGATAFFFLNRYLKLERHVDADSRLDIKGLLAFLSGIFPLLFCLTEGGKLLPWNSPILIILLIFSACMLFCFYKMEQKSQSPMLPAEMLKNKIFRKAAFTAALGYVALFGIILYVPYLLQIVLKKGVAFSGMMMLPMSLSMVAGGMAGGFLVSRFQKYRRLSIVNFSIAITGFSILLFFGKDIPMPLVATAMLLCGLGIGMNFPIVNIMPQSVISVAQMGILLSTIEFFQIMGGVFSTSVLGKMLHVSLPGLLWFCIAALVTGIISMAFLNEKVVKRGFARQQNKSL from the coding sequence ATGCAATCAAAAGAAAATTCTTTAAGAAATGTTCCTGCTATGATGGCGGGACTAATGTTGTGTTTACTGCTTTCAGCACTTGACAACTCTATTGTAGCAACTGCTATGCCCCGAATTATCGGTGATTTGCAAGGAATCGAGCATTATTCGCTTCCTTTTACTTCCTATCTGCTGTTCTCTACGGTGTCTATTCCTATAGCCGGAAAGCTGTCGGACGTATACGGAAGAAAGCTTATTGTGTTATGGGGGTTAATTTGCTTTCTGATCACTTCGGTGATATGTGCCCTGTCAGTAAGTATGCCAATGCTTATTCTGGGTCGTGGATTACAGGGAGCATGCGGAGGTGTTCTGGCCTCCAGTACCTTTATTATTACTTCTGAACTATTCCCGTTTGAAGAAAGAGGAAAATATATTGGCATTCTCGCTTCAATGCATGGACTTGCCAGTCTGCTGGGACCTGTTGCCGGCGGACTGATAACCGAGTATCTGTCATGGAGATGGATTTTTTTCATCAATGTACCTGTAGGAGCAACAGCTTTCTTCTTTTTAAATCGTTATCTGAAATTAGAAAGACATGTTGATGCTGATAGCAGATTAGACATAAAAGGTTTATTAGCCTTTCTTTCTGGCATCTTTCCACTCTTGTTTTGCCTCACAGAAGGAGGCAAACTACTTCCATGGAACTCGCCTATATTGATTATTCTACTGATTTTTTCAGCCTGCATGCTGTTCTGCTTTTACAAAATGGAACAAAAATCTCAATCACCGATGTTGCCTGCAGAAATGCTAAAAAATAAGATTTTCAGAAAAGCGGCTTTTACTGCGGCACTAGGATATGTAGCTCTGTTCGGAATAATTCTCTACGTGCCCTATCTGTTACAGATTGTTTTAAAGAAAGGAGTTGCCTTTTCGGGAATGATGATGCTTCCTATGTCTTTGTCAATGGTAGCAGGAGGAATGGCAGGGGGATTCTTGGTTTCCCGCTTCCAAAAATATCGTCGGCTAAGTATTGTCAATTTTTCAATAGCAATAACCGGATTCTCTATCCTCTTATTCTTTGGAAAAGACATACCAATGCCTTTAGTGGCAACCGCCATGCTGCTTTGCGGGCTAGGGATAGGAATGAACTTTCCGATAGTGAACATTATGCCTCAATCGGTAATCTCCGTTGCACAAATGGGAATACTCCTTTCCACCATCGAATTCTTCCAGATTATGGGTGGAGTCTTTTCTACTTCCGTACTGGGAAAAATGCTTCACGTCTCACTACCTGGACTGTTGTGGTTCTGCATAGCAGCTTTGGTTACTGGTATAATCAGTATGGCTTTTCTTAATGAGAAAGTTGTGAAAAGAGGGTTTGCCAGACAACAGAACAAGTCCTTATAA
- a CDS encoding VOC family protein: MKIHHIAIWTTQLEEMRNFYCTYFNGISNQKYVNQNKGFESYFIHFDDCASLELMKCADIDSRTEGEQLGYCHLAFSLGSKDSVLELTDRLRRDGCQIVGEPRVTGDGYFESVVLDIDGNRVELVSEDS, from the coding sequence ATGAAAATACATCACATAGCAATCTGGACAACACAGTTAGAAGAGATGAGAAACTTTTACTGCACCTATTTCAATGGCATCAGCAATCAAAAGTATGTAAATCAAAACAAAGGATTTGAATCATATTTCATCCATTTCGATGATTGTGCTTCATTGGAACTGATGAAGTGTGCGGATATTGATAGTCGCACCGAGGGTGAGCAATTGGGATATTGCCATTTAGCTTTCTCATTAGGCAGTAAAGACTCAGTCCTGGAGCTAACAGACCGATTGAGAAGAGATGGCTGTCAGATCGTGGGTGAGCCTCGTGTTACAGGCGATGGCTACTTTGAGAGCGTGGTGCTGGATATTGATGGCAATAGAGTTGAGCTTGTCTCGGAGGATAGCTAA
- a CDS encoding ferredoxin: protein MPIKRVWLDESENECISCGLCEATCPEVFEVPDKMVVKSDVDFNLYEEEIINSAEGCPSEVIKYD from the coding sequence ATGCCAATAAAAAGAGTCTGGCTCGATGAGAGCGAAAATGAGTGTATATCTTGTGGTCTGTGTGAAGCAACATGTCCCGAAGTATTTGAGGTGCCCGATAAAATGGTTGTAAAATCGGACGTTGATTTTAATCTGTATGAAGAAGAAATAATTAATTCAGCAGAAGGTTGCCCCAGTGAAGTTATTAAATACGACTAA
- a CDS encoding GyrI-like domain-containing protein, whose translation MSISDYQQTYIERIHQVVDYITEHISDEIVLDDLAAVACFSPFHFHRIFTSMTGETPRDFIERLRLEKAANRLCRMPGLSVSEVAQECGYSSISTFSRSFKKYHKVSPSQYLKKHVYDYHFPDSPLYQFDTPEFKADISDVEIVSLPAFHVAYVQILNGYASGIPKSWQKLLCYGNAHQLITPETLFIGMPFDNPGVTPRQKCRYRACISISPDIKMSKGEVKTSDVKAGRYAKYHFHGKPIQLFNVYAFLYGKWLPQSGYIPDEKPLLEIYPPELHANYTEDQYVDYDIMLPVRPL comes from the coding sequence ATGAGTATTTCAGATTATCAGCAGACATATATTGAACGAATCCACCAGGTTGTAGATTATATCACGGAACATATCTCAGATGAAATTGTGCTGGATGATCTTGCAGCAGTAGCTTGCTTTTCACCCTTTCATTTTCATCGGATCTTTACTTCCATGACGGGAGAAACACCTCGTGATTTTATTGAACGTCTGAGGCTTGAAAAGGCTGCTAACCGTCTTTGCCGTATGCCCGGTCTTTCAGTCTCAGAAGTAGCTCAGGAATGTGGATATAGTTCTATTTCCACCTTTTCACGTTCGTTTAAGAAATATCATAAAGTCTCCCCGAGCCAATACCTGAAAAAGCATGTATATGATTATCATTTTCCGGATAGTCCTTTGTACCAGTTTGATACTCCCGAGTTCAAAGCTGATATATCAGATGTTGAGATTGTATCATTACCTGCGTTTCATGTGGCTTATGTACAAATCTTGAATGGTTACGCATCAGGAATACCGAAGTCATGGCAAAAGTTGCTTTGTTATGGAAACGCTCATCAGTTGATAACCCCTGAAACTTTGTTCATCGGGATGCCTTTTGATAATCCGGGAGTTACTCCCCGACAAAAATGCCGTTATAGGGCGTGTATATCTATTTCACCTGATATAAAAATGAGTAAAGGAGAGGTCAAAACTTCTGATGTTAAGGCTGGCAGGTATGCTAAGTACCATTTTCATGGGAAACCTATACAGCTTTTTAATGTGTATGCTTTTCTTTATGGCAAGTGGTTACCACAAAGCGGATATATTCCGGATGAGAAACCATTGCTCGAAATATATCCGCCTGAACTTCATGCAAATTATACAGAAGATCAGTATGTGGATTATGATATTATGCTTCCTGTACGTCCTTTATAA
- a CDS encoding substrate-binding domain-containing protein yields the protein MKYTTFIILLILTFLSSSCRKDSSRYIIGVSQCSDDEWRHKMNNEILREAQFYNGIKVEIRTAKDNNQKQADDIHYFINKKVNLLIVAPNEAAPMTPIVEEAYNKGIPVIVVDRKILSDKYTAFIGADNYEIGKAVGNYIAAQLKGKGTIAELTGLSGSTPAIDRHQGFMSAMSQHPSISLLCKEDAGWLQIKAEKKMDIILNRYPKIDVVFAHNDRMAAGAYLSARKNKREKGTTFIGIDALPGKDFGVDLVLKNVLDATFIYPTGGDRVMQIAMKILEKKKYPRETILSTAIVDKTNARVMKLQTDHIAENEKRIGLLNNRIGDYLTSYAKQKIVLYASFIVLILFTGMFMILWMSLRVKNRLNKELSKRNNEITNQKEELELKRDQLIELSKQLEEATNAKLVFFTNISHDFRTPLTLVADPIDQLLDDKSLTNNQQQSLQLVKKNVNILLRLVNQILDFRKFENGKLELVLNKIDLAVSFEEWNSAFRAVVRKKHIKFIFDVLPNTDFHAVVDVEKLERIYFNLLSNAFKFTPENGIIHVNLLTIEQEGNKYVRFTIANSGTAISPEHIRNIFERFYKTDLHHEGSGIGLALVKAFVDMHKGNIQVESDKQKGTIFTVDLPFEQDLFCEATSVTAISSETQQLLFEMPDEPSIAEIHSENCETVLVIDDNPDISSYIHQLLQQEYEVIEAKDGAEGIRKAMKYVPDVIISDIMMPGMDGIECCRRLKGELQTCHIPIILLTACSLDEQRIEGFDNGADSYISKPFNSQVLTARVRNLIDGHKRLKLFLGDNNALEKEPICDMDKIFVEKFKKLIEEGISNSELNVEDLGKEMGLSRVQLYRKIKALTNYAPNELLRIARLKKASTLISSSDMTIAEICYEVGFTSPSYFSKCYKEHFGESPTEYLKRIGISRPA from the coding sequence ATGAAATACACAACCTTTATTATTTTGTTAATCCTTACTTTTCTGTCATCATCGTGCAGAAAAGATTCTTCCAGATACATTATTGGTGTATCTCAGTGCAGCGATGATGAATGGCGGCACAAGATGAACAATGAAATACTTCGCGAAGCACAATTTTACAATGGTATTAAGGTTGAAATACGTACAGCCAAAGATAATAACCAAAAGCAGGCAGACGATATTCATTACTTTATTAATAAAAAAGTGAATCTTCTGATTGTTGCCCCAAACGAAGCGGCTCCTATGACGCCAATCGTTGAAGAAGCTTATAACAAGGGGATTCCTGTCATTGTAGTAGACCGCAAAATCCTTTCCGATAAATATACAGCCTTTATTGGTGCAGATAATTATGAAATTGGTAAAGCTGTAGGTAATTATATCGCAGCACAGCTTAAAGGGAAAGGGACAATTGCCGAACTAACAGGTCTGAGCGGTTCAACACCTGCTATTGACCGTCACCAAGGATTTATGAGTGCTATGAGTCAACACCCTTCAATCTCTTTACTGTGTAAAGAAGATGCCGGGTGGCTTCAAATTAAGGCTGAAAAAAAAATGGATATCATTCTAAATCGGTATCCAAAAATTGACGTAGTATTTGCTCACAACGACCGTATGGCTGCCGGGGCCTACCTTTCCGCACGAAAAAACAAGCGAGAGAAAGGGACTACCTTTATTGGTATTGATGCCCTTCCCGGCAAAGATTTCGGCGTAGACCTTGTGCTGAAAAATGTACTAGATGCAACCTTTATCTATCCAACGGGAGGCGATCGTGTAATGCAAATAGCAATGAAGATACTAGAAAAAAAGAAATATCCGCGGGAAACAATCCTCAGTACTGCCATTGTGGACAAAACCAATGCCAGAGTAATGAAGCTGCAAACCGATCATATTGCCGAGAACGAAAAAAGAATAGGACTTCTCAACAACCGTATTGGCGACTATCTGACTAGTTATGCTAAACAAAAAATTGTTTTATACGCAAGCTTTATTGTGCTCATACTCTTTACAGGGATGTTTATGATTTTATGGATGTCGTTACGTGTCAAAAACCGGCTAAACAAAGAACTATCGAAACGAAACAATGAAATTACCAACCAAAAGGAAGAATTAGAATTGAAGCGAGATCAGTTAATTGAGCTCTCTAAACAACTGGAAGAGGCAACAAATGCCAAGCTGGTATTCTTTACTAACATATCACACGATTTTCGTACGCCTCTTACCTTAGTAGCCGATCCTATTGATCAACTTCTTGATGATAAAAGCCTGACTAACAACCAACAGCAATCATTGCAATTGGTTAAAAAGAATGTCAATATTCTGCTGCGTCTAGTGAACCAAATATTGGATTTCCGCAAATTTGAGAACGGGAAACTGGAGTTAGTATTAAATAAGATTGATCTCGCAGTTTCATTTGAAGAATGGAATTCAGCATTCCGCGCAGTTGTTAGAAAGAAACATATAAAATTTATCTTTGATGTTCTTCCAAATACGGATTTTCATGCTGTTGTTGACGTAGAGAAACTGGAACGGATTTACTTTAATCTGCTATCCAATGCATTTAAATTCACTCCAGAGAACGGAATAATACATGTGAATCTCCTTACTATAGAACAGGAAGGGAATAAATATGTACGTTTCACTATTGCCAACAGCGGCACTGCTATTTCTCCTGAACATATTCGGAACATCTTTGAACGATTCTATAAAACAGATTTGCATCACGAAGGTTCCGGCATCGGACTGGCACTTGTTAAAGCCTTTGTAGATATGCACAAGGGTAATATTCAGGTGGAAAGTGATAAGCAGAAAGGCACTATCTTTACCGTAGACCTACCTTTTGAACAGGATTTATTTTGTGAAGCAACTTCAGTTACAGCTATTTCTTCCGAAACTCAACAATTATTATTTGAAATGCCGGACGAACCCTCTATTGCTGAAATTCATTCTGAAAATTGTGAAACAGTACTTGTTATTGATGATAATCCCGACATCAGTTCTTACATACACCAACTGCTTCAGCAAGAATATGAAGTGATAGAAGCAAAAGACGGAGCTGAAGGTATCCGTAAGGCTATGAAATATGTACCAGACGTAATTATAAGCGATATAATGATGCCTGGCATGGATGGTATAGAATGCTGCCGACGTCTGAAAGGTGAATTACAAACCTGCCACATTCCTATAATTCTTCTTACAGCCTGTTCTCTTGATGAGCAACGCATTGAAGGTTTTGATAATGGAGCAGACTCATATATCTCCAAGCCATTCAATTCGCAGGTACTTACAGCACGCGTTCGGAATCTTATTGACGGGCACAAGCGACTGAAGCTATTTTTGGGTGATAATAATGCACTCGAAAAGGAACCCATATGCGACATGGATAAAATATTCGTCGAGAAATTCAAAAAACTCATAGAAGAAGGGATTAGCAACTCTGAACTCAATGTAGAGGATCTGGGCAAAGAAATGGGACTAAGTAGAGTGCAACTTTATCGAAAAATAAAAGCTCTGACAAATTATGCACCCAATGAGCTACTTCGTATAGCTCGTTTAAAAAAAGCATCTACGCTGATTTCCTCTTCAGATATGACGATAGCAGAGATTTGTTACGAAGTGGGATTTACTTCTCCGTCATACTTTAGCAAGTGTTATAAAGAACATTTTGGTGAAAGCCCTACTGAGTATTTAAAAAGAATCGGAATCTCTCGGCCAGCCTGA
- a CDS encoding HXXEE domain-containing protein, with translation MNNFLLVVTLLPVVFMFHDFEEIIFMKSWFNKNGQWLAEKFPFLPKTLFSHFESTTTANFALMVAEEFILVSLVTYLGILSGNYYWWLGAFMAFSVHIVIHLIQWIVVRRYIPVIVTSLLCLPYCIYGIVQILHTNEFTSIEIAVCTLIGMVLTALNLLLIHRIFSRL, from the coding sequence ATGAATAATTTTTTGTTGGTTGTAACTCTTCTTCCGGTTGTTTTTATGTTTCATGATTTTGAAGAAATAATATTTATGAAGTCATGGTTTAATAAAAATGGTCAGTGGCTAGCTGAAAAATTTCCTTTTCTTCCTAAAACATTATTTTCTCATTTTGAGAGCACAACGACGGCTAATTTTGCATTAATGGTAGCCGAAGAATTTATACTTGTGAGTTTGGTTACCTATTTGGGAATACTTTCGGGTAATTACTACTGGTGGTTAGGAGCTTTTATGGCATTTTCGGTTCATATAGTGATACACCTCATTCAATGGATTGTAGTTCGCAGATATATACCAGTGATTGTAACTTCTCTGCTTTGCTTGCCTTATTGCATTTATGGAATAGTGCAAATACTCCATACTAATGAATTTACCAGTATAGAGATTGCAGTTTGTACTTTAATAGGCATGGTGCTGACTGCTCTTAATTTATTACTAATACACAGAATCTTTTCCCGGTTATGA
- a CDS encoding zinc ribbon domain-containing protein yields the protein MERICQSCGMPMPSDELLGTNADGSHNNDYCTYCFQQGEFTQDCTMDEMILHCVEFLDEFNKGLEKPITREEAIAMMKEAFPEFKRWKK from the coding sequence ATGGAAAGAATCTGTCAAAGTTGCGGGATGCCTATGCCATCCGACGAACTATTGGGTACTAATGCCGATGGTAGCCATAACAATGATTACTGCACTTATTGCTTCCAGCAGGGAGAATTCACTCAGGATTGCACGATGGATGAAATGATTCTTCATTGTGTGGAGTTTCTTGACGAATTTAACAAAGGTCTTGAAAAACCCATTACCCGGGAAGAAGCTATTGCTATGATGAAAGAAGCATTTCCCGAATTTAAAAGGTGGAAGAAATAA